One region of Trinickia violacea genomic DNA includes:
- a CDS encoding MbcA/ParS/Xre antitoxin family protein gives MSIVEFRPTGRFNPRNTELSLLGDLLQTPIRSSLNLAVLAQERVDADVVDRFRAHGLKAEELLFIIHRRTLSRRRRNGERLSKDESDKAIRLARVVAQAEVVFGSREKALTWLRGRKTKFAGKTALEMVTMEHGARLVEEALTLIDEGYFA, from the coding sequence ATGTCGATCGTTGAATTCCGCCCGACTGGTCGCTTTAATCCCCGCAACACTGAACTTTCGTTGCTTGGAGACCTACTTCAGACACCGATTCGGTCGAGCCTCAATCTCGCCGTATTAGCCCAGGAGCGTGTCGACGCGGACGTGGTGGACCGCTTCCGTGCGCACGGGCTAAAGGCTGAGGAGCTACTGTTCATTATTCATCGTCGGACGCTATCTCGGCGTCGGCGCAACGGGGAGCGCCTATCCAAGGACGAATCCGACAAGGCCATCCGTCTAGCGAGGGTGGTCGCCCAGGCAGAGGTCGTATTCGGCAGTCGCGAAAAGGCACTGACCTGGCTGCGCGGCCGAAAAACCAAGTTTGCCGGCAAGACCGCGCTCGAAATGGTCACCATGGAGCATGGCGCCCGACTTGTCGAGGAGGCTCTGACGCTAATCGACGAAGGATACTTCGCCTGA
- a CDS encoding TnsA endonuclease C-terminal domain-containing protein, with translation MRKKTLARKLAEQESAKKAGEYIRWYHTRDMPGSGIKTRLACEKGAADELHFMSEAEHAVFLEAWWRSCVVTIFDQHALDREKTQRAAASVNLDHPTYSGTREPAVLSTDLVLVIRNRNSYSREAWSVKSASGNGTTPLTRAQQIERKTWQDEGASYRAVTARGMHANRSKNLAWIFRAANETVGRDLTEEEVAARRAIQILIRTRRSMSVIEACRYVDRWLGLSVGSGIRAFRQLAGEKRIRFDLETVDPLQLRLEELWWCSAHKAR, from the coding sequence ATGCGAAAGAAAACGCTTGCGCGAAAGCTTGCAGAGCAAGAATCGGCGAAGAAGGCTGGTGAATATATTCGCTGGTATCACACAAGAGATATGCCAGGCTCGGGAATTAAGACCAGGCTGGCATGTGAGAAAGGCGCTGCAGACGAACTGCATTTTATGTCTGAGGCAGAGCATGCTGTATTTTTGGAAGCATGGTGGCGTTCCTGCGTCGTCACGATATTTGACCAGCACGCCCTCGACAGGGAAAAGACGCAACGAGCCGCGGCGTCGGTCAATCTTGACCATCCGACATACAGTGGAACTCGTGAGCCCGCAGTGCTCAGTACCGATCTGGTTCTTGTCATCCGAAATCGTAATTCGTACAGTCGCGAGGCATGGTCCGTCAAATCGGCATCGGGCAACGGAACGACTCCATTGACGCGTGCACAACAAATTGAGCGCAAAACCTGGCAAGACGAGGGGGCATCTTATCGGGCCGTGACGGCTCGTGGCATGCACGCTAATCGGTCAAAGAATTTGGCATGGATATTCCGCGCGGCCAATGAAACGGTGGGGAGAGACCTGACGGAGGAAGAAGTTGCGGCCCGGCGTGCGATCCAAATACTCATTCGAACGCGTCGATCGATGTCCGTGATAGAGGCGTGTCGCTATGTCGACCGATGGCTTGGTCTGTCAGTTGGTTCGGGGATACGGGCGTTTCGTCAACTGGCAGGAGAGAAGCGCATCCGATTCGACCTGGAAACTGTGGACCCGCTCCAGCTTCGCCTTGAGGAACTCTGGTGGTGCTCAGCGCATAAGGCACGGTGA